The sequence below is a genomic window from Sandaracinaceae bacterium.
GGTGATGTGTACGCCCGGGGGGAGCTGCTGCGACGCGCGTTCGGCGTACTCCTTCACGGCGGCCGCGACGTCGAGCGGGGTCTCGTTGCCGACGCGGAACGCGCTGATCATCACGGCCCGCTGGCCGTTGAAGCGCACCGCGCGCTCGTCCTCGGCGAATCCGTCCCGGATGTTGGCGATGTCGCGCAGCAGCAGCTGTGTCCCGTCGGGTCGGGCCAGGACCGCGATGTCCCCGAACTCCGCGCCGCGGTCGCGCCGCTCGGTGGTGCGCAGCAGGACCTCTCCGGCGGTCGTCCGCACCGTGCCCGCGGGCAGCTCGATCGACGCGGCGCGCACGCGGTTCGCGATGTCGTCGATGGTGAGCCCGTACTGGCGCAGCCGGTCCTCGGGCACCTCGATGCTGATCTCGAGCTCGCGCGTGCCGCCAATCTCCACGTAGGTCACGCGCGGGTCCGAGAGCAGGTCGCGCCGGGTGTCCTCTGCCAAGGAGCGCAGCGTGCCCTCCTCGAGGTCACCGTAGAGCACTAGGCTGATGGCCTGGGTGCGGTTCGAGATGAGGCTCACCACGGGGCGCTCGGCGTCCTGCGGGAACGACGTGATGCGGTCGACGGCGCTCTTCGCGTCGTTCAGTCCGCGGTCTTGATCGGCCCCCAGCTGCAGCTCCACGAGCACCAAGCCGTTGCCCTCGTAGGCCGCCGAGCGTACCTCCTTCACGCCGTCGAGACCCTGCACGGCTTCTTCGACCGCGAGGATGATGGACTGCTCGATCTCCGCTGGGCTCGCGCCCGGGTACACGACGGAGATGGAGATGGTGTCGAGCTCGACCTCGGGGAACACCTCCTGACGCACGGACAAGAGCGCCAGCAGGCCGCCGAGCACCAGCACGAACATGAGCACGTTGGCGGCCACGCCGTTGCGCGCCATCCACGCGACGGGGCCCGTGATGCCTTCCGAGTGCCCGTCCTTGCGCTCGTCGAGCGGGACGTTGGGGTCCGGCGGCGGGAGATCGCTCGGATCGATGGGCGTCTGGCTCACGGGGTCCCCTGGGTGGCGTCTGCCTCGTTTGCGTCGGGGGACGCCTGCGCGGTGGTGGTCGGCGCGCTGCCGGCCGTGCGCAGCCGCATGCCGGGGAGGGCGGTGCCAACCTGGCTGCGGATCACACGGTCACCCGCGTCGAGCCCGGTGCTGACCATGACCGAGTCCGGTAGGCCCCACACCACGCTCACGCGACGTGTCTCGAGGGTGTCGTCGGCGCTCATGACGTACACCACGTTGCCCTCGTGCACGGCCGCTCGCGGCACTTCGATGACGTCCTCGAGCGGCGGGGCGTCGATCTCGACGCCCACGAACGAACCCAGCAGCAGGGGGACGGGCCCGTCGAGGGGGTCCGGGATGGAGACGATCACGCGCGCCATCGCGCCGTTGGGGTCCAGGTCGGGCAGCAAGCGCACCACACGGCCGGTGCGCTCCACGCGCTGTCCCCCGACGTCCTGGACCACCGTCGCCTCGGACCCTTCGCTCTCCGAAACCACGATACTTGCGAGGGACGCGACGGGCACGCTCACCTGGATCCAGAACTCGTCGGTCCCCACCAATGTGGCGAGCTGCGACTGCGGCCCGACGACCTGGCCGACCTCGACCGCCTCCGTGGTGACCATGGCGTTGAAGGGCGCGCGGATGGTGGTGCGCGACAGGTTCAGGCGCGCCCGCTCGACGGAGCTGTTGGCGGCCACCACGCCCACCTGGGCCGTGCGCAGCTGCGGGTCGCGCGTGGCGAGGGCGCGGCCACTCTCCCCGGCCTCGGGGTCGCCGAAGGAGGCCCACTCGCGCTGGGCGACCGCTTGCCGGCCACGCTCCATCTGGAGCTCGAGCTCGGCGCGGTTGACCTCCGCCGTGCTCGCCTCGACGGCCAGGCGATAGTCGCGGGCGTCGATGCGCAGCAGCGTGTCGTTGGCCCGCACCCTCCCGCCCGCGACGAGCTGCTCGTGGTGCCAGCGCACACGACCGCCCACTTCGGGGATGACGACGACCTGGCGTGCTGGACGCACCGTGCCCTGGGCGCGAATGCGCACCTCGTGCGTGGCGCGCGCGACCGTGGTGACCTCCACCAGGATGCCCTCGTCGACGCGCTCCACGCGCTCGGCCTCGGGCCTGGTGTTCTTCATGTAGGTGAAGAACCCGGCCGCCATCCCGAGCACGAGCAGGATGAGGAGCAAGGAGACCAGCGCGCGACCTTTCTCGCTGCGAGAACGTGGGTTGGTCATGGCGTGTTGCTTTCAGCTTCTTCGATGAGGGAGTCGGCCCAGGTGCCGCCGAGCGCCCGGTGGAGTTGGATGCGGTGGGAGAGCAGTTGCCGCCGCGCGTCCAGCAGCGCGGCCTGGGCGCCTTGGTGCATGGCGATGGCGGTCAGGACCGGCAGGAAGTCGCTCAGGCCCTGGCGATAACGTGCCTGCGCCGCGTCGAGCGTGGCAGCGGTGAGCTCGAGGCGACGCTCGAGGTGCTGGAGCCGCACCCGCTCTTGGCGCTCCTGGACGAGGGCGGCCTCCACCTCCACCAGCGCGTGCAAGATGACGTCGTGGAAGTTCTCGACCGCCTCGGCGACGCGCGCCCGCTCGAGCTCGACCATGCCGCGTCCGCGGAAGCCGTCGAAGAGCGGCACCGAGAGCTGAGCGCTGGCCTGGTACGTGAAGCCATGCACGGCGCCCGTGAAGCGGCTGGCGTCGAAGCCGGGGATGCTGTTCTCGCCCGGCTCGATGATCTCCGAGTCACTCCAGCTGTAGGTGGGCGTGAACTGCAGCACGATGGTGGGCAGCCGCTGGGCGATGGCCACGCTGACGCGGCGGTCGCTCGCCTCGATGCGACGGGCCGCCGCACGGACGTCTGGCCGGTTCATCAGCAGCGACGCTGGGAACTGTGCGTCTGGGGGAGCTGGCAGGTCGGGCAGGGTGCCCGCCGCCTCGGGGAACGGACTGCTCGGCGCCTCACCAATGAGGATGGACAGGCGCTGACGCAGGACCTCCTCCGTGCCCGAGAGGAGCGCCAGCTGCGCATCTGCGTCAGCGACTTGCACGCGTTGCTGGTGCACGTCCACGGCGCTCGCGAGCCCCTGGTTGAAGCGCAGCTCGACGAGCTCTTGGTACGTCTGGTTGGTCTGCTGTTGCTCGGTCAGCAGGTCGCGCTGGGCGCGCACGGAGCGCAGGTCGAACCACGCCTCGGTGATGGACGCGACGAGCGTGATGTAGGCTGCCTGCGCGTCCAGGCGCATGGCCTCCGCGTCCAAGCGCGCAGCCTCGGCCTCGCGGCTGCGGCGGGCCCACAGGTCCACTTCGTAGCTGACTGGGAGCGACGCGCTGACCGTCATGGTGCGGGTGTTGCCTTGGAAGGCGCTGCGCTGCGTTCCCACACCGAAGCGCGCATCGAAGCTGAGCTGTGGGAAGCGGGACGCGCGAGCGATCTCGGCCATGGCCTCGGCTTGCCGCACGCGCGCGCGCATGGAGTTGAGCGAGAGGTTGATGGCCAGCGCGCGGCGGACCAGCGCGTCGAGCGCAGGATCTCCCAGCTGG
It includes:
- a CDS encoding efflux RND transporter periplasmic adaptor subunit, with translation MTNPRSRSEKGRALVSLLLILLVLGMAAGFFTYMKNTRPEAERVERVDEGILVEVTTVARATHEVRIRAQGTVRPARQVVVIPEVGGRVRWHHEQLVAGGRVRANDTLLRIDARDYRLAVEASTAEVNRAELELQMERGRQAVAQREWASFGDPEAGESGRALATRDPQLRTAQVGVVAANSSVERARLNLSRTTIRAPFNAMVTTEAVEVGQVVGPQSQLATLVGTDEFWIQVSVPVASLASIVVSESEGSEATVVQDVGGQRVERTGRVVRLLPDLDPNGAMARVIVSIPDPLDGPVPLLLGSFVGVEIDAPPLEDVIEVPRAAVHEGNVVYVMSADDTLETRRVSVVWGLPDSVMVSTGLDAGDRVIRSQVGTALPGMRLRTAGSAPTTTAQASPDANEADATQGTP
- a CDS encoding TolC family protein, which codes for MTRTRVAILGSVALGLLTPGCVYQRLRDPQPAHPLPEGYSSQGSGAEDADASLTAGAVPPPPGAREATEISAPWWDQLGDPALDALVRRALAINLSLNSMRARVRQAEAMAEIARASRFPQLSFDARFGVGTQRSAFQGNTRTMTVSASLPVSYEVDLWARRSREAEAARLDAEAMRLDAQAAYITLVASITEAWFDLRSVRAQRDLLTEQQQTNQTYQELVELRFNQGLASAVDVHQQRVQVADADAQLALLSGTEEVLRQRLSILIGEAPSSPFPEAAGTLPDLPAPPDAQFPASLLMNRPDVRAAARRIEASDRRVSVAIAQRLPTIVLQFTPTYSWSDSEIIEPGENSIPGFDASRFTGAVHGFTYQASAQLSVPLFDGFRGRGMVELERARVAEAVENFHDVILHALVEVEAALVQERQERVRLQHLERRLELTAATLDAAQARYRQGLSDFLPVLTAIAMHQGAQAALLDARRQLLSHRIQLHRALGGTWADSLIEEAESNTP